A stretch of DNA from Candidatus Eremiobacterota bacterium:
GGAGAACAAGGGCTGGACGCCGCTGGAGATGGCAGTGCAGTACCACCTCCCTGAGATCGAGGCAATGCTGCGCAGGCATGGGGCCCAGCATTAAGAAAGCGCTTCACTGAGTGGCCCTGCCGGCTACCGGCTATTCCTGACAGCTCCATGGCGCAGGGCAAGCCTGAAGGCCTCAAGGAGGCTCCGCTCCGATGCCTTCCCCTGCCAGGCGATATCGTAGCCCGTGCCATGGTCTACAGAGGTCCGCAGAAACGGAAGCCCCAGGGTCATGGTGACGGTGCCATAAAAATCCCTTGTCTTGAGGGCAATGTGCCCCTGGTCATGGTAGAGGGAGAGAATGGCATCACAAGCGCCTTCAAGGCCCTGATGATAGAGGGAGTCGGCTCCCACAGGCCCCAGAACAGTGATTCCGGAAGCCCTCGCCCTTGCGATGGCCGGCTCAAGCTCCTCGATCTCTTCCCTGCCGAAAAGCCCCCCCTCACCACCATGAGGGTTGAGACCCGGCACGGCAATCCTCGGCTCTTTGAACCCCAGCGAGGTCATATGACGGTGAATGCTCATAATGCCCTGGAAGACCTTTTCTTCCCTCACCTCGCCGAGAGCCTGCCTGAGGCTCATGTGGCGCGTGAGAAAAAAGACGCAGAGCTCCCCAAGGCAGAAGACGGTCTCCACATCGCCGGCCCCTGCCCATGCCTTGAGCACTTCCGTGTGGCCCACACCCTCCCACCCCGCCATGGCCAGGCTCACCTTGTTGACAGGGCCGGTGACAAGGACGGAGCCTTCTGTGGCGCCACAGAGATCGAAGGCCTTCCTGAGAATCGCCAGGGTCATCTCACCGGAGGCACGGGAAGGCACAGAGCGGGGAACAGGGCCTTCCGTCCAGGGGGGGACCGCCATATAGGGGAGCGAGCCGGGAGGGCTTGAGAAGGCATCTTCCGGT
This window harbors:
- the pdxA gene encoding 4-hydroxythreonine-4-phosphate dehydrogenase PdxA yields the protein MENENPLLILSTGDPAGIGPEIAVKALAALKGSLQGTVIPVFDRDTLRDALSLTGLPLVPLEIEKPEDAFSSPPGSLPYMAVPPWTEGPVPRSVPSRASGEMTLAILRKAFDLCGATEGSVLVTGPVNKVSLAMAGWEGVGHTEVLKAWAGAGDVETVFCLGELCVFFLTRHMSLRQALGEVREEKVFQGIMSIHRHMTSLGFKEPRIAVPGLNPHGGEGGLFGREEIEELEPAIARARASGITVLGPVGADSLYHQGLEGACDAILSLYHDQGHIALKTRDFYGTVTMTLGLPFLRTSVDHGTGYDIAWQGKASERSLLEAFRLALRHGAVRNSR